One Pueribacillus theae genomic region harbors:
- a CDS encoding YjcZ family sporulation protein codes for MGYGYGGGGYGGGYGAGAGFALIVVLFILLIIVGAAYVY; via the coding sequence ATGGGCTACGGATATGGAGGCGGCGGCTACGGCGGCGGCTATGGTGCTGGTGCTGGTTTCGCGCTAATCGTCGTCTTGTTCATTTTGTTGATTATCGTTGGTGCAGCTTACGTTTACTAA
- a CDS encoding chemotaxis protein: MQTNKGILLESGTNELEIVEFTIANSRFGINVIKVREIIPFFPATKIPFSHPNIEGVVSLRGEVVPVVHLANVLRLPVSAGKPSEKLIITEFNQLKVAFHVENVARIDRFSWEAIEQPNDLAKDLEGLITGIIHFDEDMILLPDFEKIIFDINPHTGITKDRIKTVGKRERSAKKILIAEDSALLRELLRETLEEVGYANLEFCVDGSEAYEKLEAYAKKGDIQNEIQLVITDIEMPKMDGHHLTKRIKEDERFNVLPVIIFSSLITNDLKHKGERVGADAQVSKPEVFSLVKQIDQYIL, from the coding sequence ATGCAGACTAACAAAGGGATCCTGCTTGAAAGTGGAACGAATGAATTAGAAATCGTTGAATTTACGATCGCCAACAGTCGTTTTGGCATTAACGTGATAAAAGTTAGAGAAATTATACCTTTTTTTCCTGCAACGAAAATTCCATTTTCCCACCCAAATATCGAAGGAGTCGTCTCACTTCGCGGTGAAGTCGTGCCTGTCGTTCATTTGGCAAACGTGCTTCGCTTGCCTGTGAGCGCTGGGAAGCCATCGGAAAAACTGATTATCACGGAATTCAACCAGTTAAAAGTAGCCTTTCATGTTGAAAATGTTGCCCGAATCGACCGCTTTTCATGGGAAGCCATCGAACAGCCAAATGATTTGGCAAAAGATCTTGAAGGCCTAATCACAGGTATTATTCACTTTGATGAAGATATGATTCTACTTCCCGATTTTGAAAAAATTATATTCGATATTAACCCTCATACAGGCATAACGAAAGATCGGATTAAAACCGTTGGAAAAAGGGAACGTTCAGCGAAGAAAATACTGATCGCGGAAGATTCCGCTTTATTGAGAGAACTGTTGCGGGAAACACTTGAGGAGGTTGGCTACGCAAACCTCGAATTTTGTGTAGATGGCTCTGAAGCCTATGAAAAGCTTGAAGCATACGCAAAAAAAGGCGACATCCAAAATGAAATTCAGCTCGTGATTACAGATATTGAAATGCCTAAGATGGATGGACATCATTTAACAAAGAGAATTAAAGAGGATGAAAGGTTCAACGTCTTGCCTGTTATTATTTTCTCTTCTCTTATTACAAATGACTTAAAACATAAAGGAGAACGTGTTGGAGCTGACGCGCAAGTAAGCAAACCGGAAGTATTCAGTCTTGTAAAGCAGATTGACCAATACATACTTTAA